One segment of Panicum virgatum strain AP13 chromosome 1K, P.virgatum_v5, whole genome shotgun sequence DNA contains the following:
- the LOC120648545 gene encoding glucomannan 4-beta-mannosyltransferase 1-like: protein MDAAAGLPEAWSQVRAPVIVPLLRLAVAVCLTMSVLLFLERMYMAVVIAGVRLLRLRPDRRYRCDPIPDDDPELGSAAFPSVLVQIPMFNEREVYQLSIGAVCGLAWPSDRLVVQVLDDSTDEVIKEMVRAECERWARKGVRITYQIREDRRGYKAGALRAGMKHAYVRDCEYVAIFDADFQPDPDFLRRTIPYLAHSPEVALVQARWRFVNADECLMTRMQEMSLDYHFTVEQEVSSSVCAFFGFNGTAGVWRISAINEAGGWKDRTTVEDMDLAIRASLKGWKFVYLGDVQVKSELPSTFKAFRFQQHRWSCGPANLFRKMLMEIVTNKKVTIWKKIHVIYNFFLIRKIVAHIITFSFYCLVIPATIFVPEVRIPKWGCVYIPSAITLLNSVGTPRSFHLLFFWVAFENVMSLHRTKATLIGLLEAGRANEWVVTAKLGSAMKMKSANKAGLKKQFMRIWERLHITELGVGTFLFSCGWYDLAYGRDHFYIYLFFQSIAFFIIGFGYVGTIVPQS from the exons atggacgcggcggcggggctgccgGAGGCGTGGTCGCAGGTGCGCGCGCCGGTGATCGTGCCGCTGCTGCGGCTGGCGGTGGCCGTGTGCCTCACCATGTCCGTGCTGCTCTTCCTGGAGCGGATGTACATGGCCGTCGTCATCGCCGGGGTGCGCCTGCTGCGGCTCCGCCCCGACCGCCGCTACCGCTGCGACCCCATCCCCGACGACGACCCGGAGCTCGGCTCCGCCGCCTTCCCCTCCGTGCTCGTCCAGATCCCCATGTTCAACGAGCGCGAG GTGTACCAGCTGTCGATCGGCGCGGTGTGCGGGCTGGCGTGGCCGTCGGACCGGCTGGTGGTGCAGGTGCTCGACGACTCCACGGACGAAGTGATTAAG GAAATGGTGCGGGCGGAGTGCGAGCGGTGGGCGCGCAAGGGCGTGCGCATCACGTACCAGATCCGGGAGGACCGGCGCGGGTACAAGGCCGGCGCGCTCCGGGCCGGGATGAAGCACGCCTACGTGCGGGACTGCGAGTACGTGGCCATCTTCGACGCCGACTTCCAGCCCGACCCCGACTTCCTCCGCCGCACCATCCCCTACCTCGCCCACAGCCCGGAGGTCGCCCTCGTCCAGGCCCGCTGGAGGTTCG TGAACGCCGACGAGTGCCTGATGACGAGGATGCAGGAGATGTCCCTGGACTACCACTTCACGGTGGAGCAGGAGGTGAGCTCCTCCGTCTGCGCCTTCTTCGGCTTCAACG GAACCGCTGGTGTGTGGCGCATTTCCGCGATTAATGAGGCCGGAGGGTGGAAGGACAGGACCACGGTGGAGGACATGGACCTTGCAATTCGGGCGAGCCTCAAGGGCTGGAAGTTTGTCTACCTCGGTGATGTTCAG GTGAAAAGTGAGCTGCCGAGCACCTTCAAGGCTTTCCGGTTCCAGCAGCACAGGTGGTCCTGCGGGCCCGCAAACCTGTTCAGGAAAATGCTTATGGAGATTGTGACAAATAAG AAAGTGACGATCTGGAAGAAGATCCATGTCATCTACAACTTTTTCTTGATACGCAAGATCGTGGCGCATATTATAACATTTTCATTCTACTGCCTTGTCATCCCAGCAACAATCTTCGTCCCAGAGGTGCGCATACCGAAGTGGGGCTGTGTCTACATTCCCTCGGCCATCACCCTTCTCAATTCTGTTGGCACTCCCAG GTCTTTTCACTTGCTTTTCTTCTGGGTTGCCTTTGAGAACGTAATGTCCCTGCACAGAACAAAAGCCACTTTGATAGGATTGTTAGAGGCTGGCAGGGCCAATGAATGGGTTGTGACAGCGAAGCTTGGCAGCGCTATGAAGATGAAATCAGCTAATAAAGCAGGACTCAAGAAACAGTTCATGAGGATATGGGAGAG GTTGCACATTACGGAGCTTGGTGTGGgaaccttcctcttctcctgCGGATGGTATGATCTTGCGTATGGGAGGGACCATTTTTACATCTACCTCTTCTTTCAGTCCATAGCTTTCTTCATTATCGGTTTTGGCTACGTTGGCACAATCGTCCCGCAGTCGTAA